Genomic DNA from Mus musculus strain C57BL/6J chromosome 11, GRCm38.p6 C57BL/6J:
GAGGCATGGAGTCTGCTGGGGCTTTTCTATTTAttgtttagaaaacaaacaaacaaacaaacaaacaacaacaacaacaaaaaccacttaATTTTAAGACTACTGGttctggttctcaaccttcatgGTTTTGGGTGTGGCCAGTGCTGACTGAAtttagtcttcctgcctcagtctcacaAGCACTGGTGTGTCATTAGACAATGAGCCTGTCATTCAGCACCAAGGATCACCAGGCTGGGCAGGCCACCTAAGGAAGTGGCTTGTATGTCACATCAGAGCTCTCTGGGGCTCTCCTCTGACTGACACACTCACTTTAGAAGTAGAAAGACAACGTAGAGGTGGCACAAAggtcctggcctctgtgggggaCAGTGTGTGGGGAGCCCGGTCTGTGGGGAGCACTGTGCGCGTGTAAACAAAGCTATTCTTGGCTGTTCAACAAGATGTGCAGCGCCCAGCAGCCCCCGGGGGAAGGCAGCCGGCAGCTCAGGCCCAAAGGCCAGACAACTCCTGGGAAAACCAAGGTGTGTTTATCACCTGGCCAggctgggcagagatggaaacGCAGGCAGACAAGGGAAGGCAGCGGGGTTGCTCTCCGACGCAACTGGGGAGAAGGGCACGGGCACTTCCCCAGAGCACCCTCTGGGCGCTCTGAGAGGGGCACAGATGTACTGCACTAGGCTGGGCCCGGAGGAGGCTGGGAACCCACTCACCCCATGTTTCACCGTTTTGGCGGCGTGTGCAGCTTTCTTCTTAGCGTCATAGGGTGTGAGGATGTCAATGATGGCCATGAAATAGACCTCCTTCTTAGGGGCACCTGCACAGAGAGGATAAAACGTGTCTGGGGCACAGCCATACCTCCTGGGTCCCAGGTTCAGCATCCCTCTGTCCTTTCAGAGTCAGGGAGCAGAAGGTTCCTTATAATCCTGTCTCCTCCAAACTTTGGTCGCTGTAGGACCAAAGCAGCAATGCACAAGGGTCTGTCCTTCCCGTGAGCTATGCATTAtcatccaagacagccagagaggTGACATGAGAGGACTGGCGAGAAGGAACCCCAGGAACCCCAGGTTCCAGTCCCCTCAGGGTGGCCGGAGATGGTAAATCACCCGTGAATGAGGTGGGGATgcagacaacccccccccccaattgcaACAGTGAGCAGAGCACTCGGGGCTGGCTGGGCAGAGCGGCACGAGCTCTTACTTTCATGGCTTTTCATGGCATAGACGTCCACAGAGGGGTCGAACTCTCCTGGGCCGAAGAACCGGGGGAAGCTCAGGAGGTTGCCAGGGCTGTCTGGAGGCGTGCCATAGGAGCAGAGCAGGCTGCCACCCACCCCATCATTCTCGCATTCCTCCTCCTCCGCTCGCTCTTCCACCTCCATCTCCTCCTGCTCTGCCCGGTCCACGTCGTGGATGCCCACCAGGAGACTGTAATCCATGATCTTCAGCTGGGCCAGGAACTAGAAAGAAGCGAACGGACCAGTGAGAGGTTTATATGggatgccccccctccccccacatctgGAAAGGGAGGAAGCAACCCATTCAACTCCTCCCCACTCGGGCTTTAAAAGTGCAGCGGGAGTAGTCTCCACCACGAGAGTGGTGTCTGAGGCGAGGCAACTGCTCAGCAGGGCAAGGAGGTATAAGGCTGGCGGCAGGGTGGCAGGACTCCCTGAGGCTAGGCACAGGGCTGTGGCTACAGGAAGAAGAGCAGCCAGACAGGCACAGGCTGTAGGGTAAAGATCAAAGTACCTGCTGCCAGAGAGTCTGAGGAACGCAGCATGACAGCATGCAGCACCAGGGAAGATGGAGAGACTGACACCACACAGCCATTCCTCTCAAGCCACCACTCCCAGGTGCCTCTGAGCCCAAGGCCaatagagcaggctggccaggctagccttaagggggtttgtttgtttgtttgttttgttttgtttttaaactgggtgtggtcatgcacaaatttaatcccagcacttggaaggcagaggcaggcaaatttctgagttcggggccagcctggtctacagagtgagttccaggacagccagggctacacagataaaccctgactcgaaaaaccaaaacaacaaaaacaaaacaaaacaaaaaagattttttaaaaattttcatttaatatataacactctgctggagagatggttcagtggttagagagcgctggctgctcttccataggacctgggttcagttcccagcacccacatgaggcagcttacaactgcctgtaactccagctccaggagttcAAACATCCTCTTCTAGTTTCCACAGGTACCTGCACAAACTTGGATACACAGAGATAGGCAACACACACTCgcaagcacatacaaacacacaccacaaaaacaaaacaacaacaaaaataaaaaaacagaaaggcaACCCCAGCCCACCACTCTTTGCTGAAGATCAAAGGAAGCCATGtcgggcagagaattctggacccTCCCCACTGGGGAAGGAGTGAGTCAGAGCCAGGGAACAGCTGGTTGGAGGACCACAACAGCTGGTTTCCTGTCACTAATGCTATATGCCCTTCCACTGTGGGAgctgtgtgtgtaaaatgtctaGTAAAAACAGTCCACTCTGGGCTCCAAACGCCCCACCTATAAAATGTTAGTGGAGGTTTGGGAGAGAATGAATGGCCCCTACGGGCTCATATATTTTcatgcttggtccccagctgatggaactgcttgggaaggattaggaggtgtggccttattggaggaggggTGTGGctgaggtaggctttgaggtttcaaaagactgggccactctcgggctggtgagatggctcagtgggccaCTCTCATCATatgctctgcctcctgcctgcaggcagctgtgagctctcCGCCTGCCGCCATGCCTTCTTTCCGCCATTACAGGACTCTCTAGCCCTCTGGAACCAGAAGCCCAATTAcaggctttcttttctccattgccttggtcgtggtgtttttgtttttgtttttgtttttgttttttcgagacagggtttctctgtgtagccctggctgtcctggaactcactctgtagaccaggctggcctcgaactcagaaatacacctgcctctgactcccgagtgctgggattaaaggcgagcaccaccacgcccagttggtcgtggtgttttatcacagccacagaaaagtaAAACTAAGACAGTGTTGCCCAACCATACAGGTTTTAGGCAAGGCTCACACCGACACCACTCTCTCAGCTAGGAACAGTGAGTTCCACTCTCTGAAGGCTAACAAGGCTCCTGGTCGGCAAACAGGGTGAAGACAGAGGTTAGAGGATACCTCAACGTCCCGCTTCAGTTTTTCCAGGAAGTTCTTTTTGCTCTCTTCTCCCACGTGCAGCTTCTGCCCTTCGTTGAGGAAGTCATTATCTTTGAAAGTTGGCAAGTCCTTAGCCTGGGAGGGCAACAGCATAGTCAAGTTAACTCACTTGGGCTAACTCGCTCAGGTTAACTCACTCAACCAGGAAGCATGACCTGGCCGTCTGCTGGGAGCAGTGTGCAGAGAGGGGAGTGATCCTTAACACAGATGCACAGCGTCAGAGAGGCGAGTGTGAGACAGGTAATGACAGCAATCGTGACGTGTACTGGACACTGAGTAACCCCTCCTGCTGAGCCTTGGCCGAGCTTAGGGAACTACTGACTGGCTCAGGCTGGACACGGACACCTTCTCCATCCCAACAGAACCACAAAGAACCCAGCGAAGGCAGAAGCCAGTGCTGAGTGTGCCAAGGGCAGGCAGGACTTAATGACGCAGAACCTTCTATGTTGATATGCCTGGGAGCTGGGCTGGGGGTCACAGAGGGGACATGACAGATGGCCAACAGAAGGTGTCACCGGGCAAGCGACCTTTTCACATACCTTTTCCTTGTCACTGGCTTCTCTGGCAACAGTGGAACCCTGGAGGGACAAGAGACACCAGAAGTCACACTGATGCAAACTCCTTTTGcagatacacatgtgtgtaaCATACAAGTACGTGTGCATAGGGGCCAGAGGCTGACAGCAGGtgttttcctctcctttttttttttttttttttttttggctttttggctttttgacaCACAGGGcttccctatgtagccctggctgccctggaactcactatgtagaccaggctagcctccaactcacagggacctgcctgcctctacctcccaagtactaggttCTCTGTCcacttttcatgtgtgtgtggggggggggggtgcggggggtgcGGGGAGGAccggccagcaagccccagtgaccTTCCTGGTTTTGCTTCCGAGTACTGGCATCAGAAGTGAACAGCCCGATGCCTGCCGTTTTTCTTGGGTGCTCCGGACAGCACATTGCCCTTCAGGATTTCACAGtgagtgctttacccactgagccatcaccctaGTCCCAGGGGCAAACTCCTTTGAGCAAGCAAATGTACACTAGATACAGTTAAGGGGTACATGGATGTAGTCTGGTTAGCATCTTAGAGGAGTTGGAAGGCAGCCATAGCCACTCTAGCACGGCCATTTCTTGAACTGACTATGACTAAAAGACATGGCAGATGCTCAGTCAACAAGACTGCCCTGGATAGCTCAGTCCCCACTCTCATGGGCCTTTCTGTACAGCAGTGGCCAAGTCATTGTTGCCACGGGGCTACATGGCACAGGAAGAAGACACACTAGGCATGAAGCCCAGGCCTGGACctggactggggggtggggggggtggccACGCCTACTTCTAGAAGGGAGGTAGGAAGTGATTAGTTAGGGGAAAGAGGAGGTGTGGAGCACAGGGCTGATGGGAGGGACAATGCAGACAGTATATATGCGATCCTGGCTAGGGGCAGGAGACAGACTGTGTGGCTGCagcagagggaggggacaggATGCGAGGTGACAGAAATCAGGAAGCCTGGCTCAAGAACAGCAGAGGCCATGGACCCCAGTTCGTAGCCTTAGACACATCCTTCTTGGTCTACAGAAACACATCTGTGCAGTCACTGCACGGAACTGGACAAAAGCCAGCATGTATGCATCGGCACAGCCTGCCCCTCGGCGTGCACACCCCACAGACAGGGACTGCAGCGCATCAGCTGTCTCAGATCCTATAACCAGGGCTTAACTAACCTCTTTATTACCGTCACCTTGACTTCAAATAGCGAATCTACAATAATCAGGCACATCAACTCTGGAGTTCTTCCTCCCACTGGAAGGTGTGCTTCCCCACTCCCAGTACATACAGCTAGAGGAGCAGCCTCTCCCAGCCACAAGGAGAGCGGTGGACCCACACAAGAACACAGAGCCTTTTACCTTCAGGTCGTATTTGCGATGCACAGTAAGCCGATGACTGAATACATTCCTGGTGACCACCATGTAGGTTTCCACCCCATCCACGGTCAGGCGGTACATGCCCAGGAACTGTGGCAAGAGGGTATTGCCGTGACATTCCACTATGAACTAGAATGGAGAAGGGAAGCGAGGAGGGCTAAGGGACGCGAAAGCACCCAGGACACCTGGACTCTCCCAGGCTAAGATGCTCTCAGACATTCTATCATTAGacttgtggggttttgttttgttttgttttgtttcatttgttgttgttgttttttatttttttcagacagggtttctctgtatagtcctggctgtcctggaactcactctgtagaccaggctggcctggaactcagaaatctgcctgcctctgcctcccaagtgctgggattaaaggcatgcgccaccactgcccagctagactTGTGGTTTTTAAAACAGGCTCTACAGGAGCTCGGGAGATAGatacctcagtggttaagagcactggctggggctggagagatggctcagcggttaagagtactgtcttttcttccaaaggtccagagttcaatttccagcaactacattctggctcacaaccatctgtaatgagatctgatgccctcttctggtgtctgaagacagtgacagtgtactcatacacaataaa
This window encodes:
- the Pip4k2b gene encoding phosphatidylinositol 5-phosphate 4-kinase type-2 beta isoform X1 is translated as MLMPDDFKAYSKIKVDNHLFNKENLPSRFKFKEYCPMVFRNLRERFGIDDQDYQNSVTRSAPINSDSQGRCGTRFLTTYDRRFVIKTVSSEDVAEMHNILKKYHQFIVECHGNTLLPQFLGMYRLTVDGVETYMVVTRNVFSHRLTVHRKYDLKGSTVAREASDKEKAKDLPTFKDNDFLNEGQKLHVGEESKKNFLEKLKRDVEFLAQLKIMDYSLLVGIHDVDRAEQEEMEVEERAEEEECENDGVGGSLLCSYGTPPDSPGNLLSFPRFFGPGEFDPSVDVYAMKSHESAPKKEVYFMAIIDILTPYDAKKKAAHAAKTVKHGAGAEISTVNPEQYSKRFNEFMSNILT
- the Pip4k2b gene encoding phosphatidylinositol 5-phosphate 4-kinase type-2 beta; the protein is MSSNCTSTTAVAVAPLSASKTKTKKKHFVCQKVKLFRASEPILSVLMWGVNHTINELSNVPVPVMLMPDDFKAYSKIKVDNHLFNKENLPSRFKFKEYCPMVFRNLRERFGIDDQDYQNSVTRSAPINSDSQGRCGTRFLTTYDRRFVIKTVSSEDVAEMHNILKKYHQFIVECHGNTLLPQFLGMYRLTVDGVETYMVVTRNVFSHRLTVHRKYDLKGSTVAREASDKEKAKDLPTFKDNDFLNEGQKLHVGEESKKNFLEKLKRDVEFLAQLKIMDYSLLVGIHDVDRAEQEEMEVEERAEEEECENDGVGGSLLCSYGTPPDSPGNLLSFPRFFGPGEFDPSVDVYAMKSHESAPKKEVYFMAIIDILTPYDAKKKAAHAAKTVKHGAGAEISTVNPEQYSKRFNEFMSNILT